A part of Dehalogenimonas sp. W genomic DNA contains:
- the recJ gene encoding single-stranded-DNA-specific exonuclease RecJ — MRGGRWRVADGAVPEALGRAFPALMARILANRGIKNEIEAELFLAGDARLSSDPMLLPDIQPAMTRIYQAILSGERIVVYGDFDADGITATAIMVTGLKCLGADASPYIPHRLTEGYGLKTEALKKLAAEGMTLVISVDCGINAVDEIRAAAKIGLDVIITDHHLPGHEKPPAVAVIDPKRTDSKYPFTELSGAGVAFKVVEALFSGMGKPLPREHLLELTALGTIADIMPLTGENRYLVKEGLKHLNDHPSPGLTEIINLSRLRAGQLEAESISWQVAPRLNAAGRLNHAIAGYNLLTAASADEAMVLAAELEAQNIERQRLTLLYVNKARDKVMAEPLKSLLFIEDEECPQGILGLVAGRLSDEFYRPSIVVRLDGKLATASCRSIPGFNITEAIDRCGHLLCHYGGHAQAAGFSLKPQDLPELAALLGEIADRELAALDLQPVLQIDAEATLKELGGGLFQMLQSLAPFGEGNRPPLFVSRCVSVPDYRAIGAGGDHLKLRLTQGGVVWEGIAFRQAAEMKKILPDPLDIVYNLEMDRFNGRETLRLNIVDFAPSV; from the coding sequence ATGCGCGGCGGCCGTTGGCGCGTCGCCGACGGCGCTGTCCCCGAAGCCCTCGGCCGGGCTTTCCCGGCGCTGATGGCCCGGATTCTGGCCAACCGCGGTATCAAGAACGAGATCGAAGCCGAGCTGTTCCTGGCCGGCGACGCTCGCCTGTCATCAGACCCGATGCTGCTGCCGGATATTCAGCCGGCCATGACCCGCATCTACCAGGCGATTCTCAGCGGCGAACGGATTGTCGTCTACGGTGATTTTGATGCCGACGGCATTACGGCTACGGCCATCATGGTTACCGGCTTGAAGTGCCTGGGGGCCGACGCCTCGCCTTATATCCCCCATCGCCTGACCGAAGGCTACGGGCTGAAGACTGAGGCTTTAAAGAAACTGGCAGCCGAAGGCATGACGCTGGTCATCAGCGTGGACTGCGGCATCAACGCCGTTGATGAGATCCGGGCGGCCGCTAAAATAGGCCTGGATGTCATCATCACCGACCATCACCTGCCGGGACATGAAAAGCCGCCGGCTGTCGCCGTCATTGACCCCAAGCGGACGGACTCCAAATATCCGTTCACCGAATTATCCGGTGCCGGTGTCGCCTTCAAAGTGGTGGAAGCACTGTTCAGCGGCATGGGCAAACCGTTGCCGCGGGAACACCTTCTGGAACTGACGGCCCTGGGTACCATTGCTGACATCATGCCCCTGACCGGTGAAAACCGTTACCTGGTCAAGGAAGGCTTGAAACACCTCAACGACCATCCTTCGCCGGGGCTGACCGAAATTATCAACCTGTCCCGCCTCCGGGCCGGTCAACTGGAAGCCGAAAGTATCTCCTGGCAGGTGGCCCCGCGGCTGAATGCCGCCGGACGGCTGAATCACGCCATTGCCGGTTATAATCTGCTGACCGCCGCCAGCGCCGATGAAGCCATGGTGCTGGCGGCGGAACTGGAAGCCCAGAATATTGAACGCCAGCGTTTAACCTTGCTTTATGTCAATAAGGCGCGGGACAAGGTCATGGCCGAACCATTGAAATCCCTGTTGTTCATTGAAGACGAAGAATGCCCTCAGGGTATTCTGGGTCTGGTGGCCGGCCGTCTGAGTGACGAATTTTACCGCCCCAGTATTGTGGTTCGGCTCGACGGCAAACTGGCCACTGCCAGTTGCCGCTCTATCCCCGGCTTTAATATCACCGAGGCCATTGACCGTTGCGGTCACCTGTTGTGCCACTACGGCGGCCATGCCCAGGCGGCGGGCTTCAGTCTGAAGCCGCAAGACCTGCCGGAACTGGCCGCCCTGCTTGGGGAGATTGCCGACCGGGAACTGGCCGCGCTTGACCTGCAGCCGGTGCTGCAGATTGACGCCGAAGCCACATTGAAGGAACTGGGCGGCGGGCTGTTTCAGATGCTGCAAAGCCTGGCGCCTTTCGGCGAGGGCAACCGGCCGCCGCTGTTTGTCTCCCGGTGCGTGTCCGTCCCGGATTACCGCGCCATCGGTGCCGGCGGCGATCATCTGAAGCTCAGGCTGACTCAGGGCGGTGTTGTCTGGGAAGGCATCGCCTTCCGACAGGCCGCGGAAATGAAAAAAATACTACCGGACCCGCTGGATATTGTATATAATCTGGAGATGGACCGGTTCAACGGCCGGGAGACATTGCGCCTCAACATAGTGGATTTCGCGCCGTCAGTCTGA
- a CDS encoding DEAD/DEAH box helicase — MGIQEFVAFLQASAELTGCLAHLESIPPREAVTGESDHPLAPRLTAALQQQGLWPLYSHQAQAVDAALSGRNVFIATPAASGKSLGYYLPVLQALLADVNATALYLAPTKALEQDQLRHFTDLFYPALVRRHDYATFDGDTPGAARGHIRREARFILSNPDMLHAGILPNHQQWRRFLANLKYVVIDEAHQYRGIFGSHLALVLRRLRRICRRYGAQPRFILASATIGNAAEFATALTGLEFSVIDTDGAPYGGKDFLFWNPPLTDPERAQRRSASAEATVLFTDLIARGIRTLTFARSRRLAEVIYSHARERLRKQAPEQADRIKPYRAGYLAEDRRRIEKELFSGRLTGAVATSALELGIDVGSLEAAVLTGYPGSIASAWQQAGRSGRRQQRSLSIMVARNDPLDQYFMRHPDFFFGHSNEAALINPDNRQIAAAHLLCAAWEAPLAAADGEYFGPGYASHLQGLVDQGLLKVRRGQYHPSSDVAYPARDVSIRGAGGSDYTIVDHTTGALLETLESQTALFQLFPGAVYLHQGESYLVRSLDMETRIAGVEPNEEAYYTEAREINDLKVVNVHRSTFIRGIPVSLGEVEVTVTVVGFKRKAQFTEEVLGEEALDMPPQRFNTVALWFELPENLIHHGTGAALDFAGGLHAVEHAAIGILPLYALCDRNDIGGLSTPLHPDTGAATVFIYDAHAGGVGISEKGYEIVVQLWEAALKAIAECPCESGCPACIQSPKCGNNNEPLDKVAAQVLLRGLLGLKTAESDPAPS, encoded by the coding sequence GTGGGTATTCAGGAATTCGTCGCCTTTCTTCAAGCCTCTGCGGAGTTGACCGGGTGTCTGGCGCACCTGGAAAGTATCCCCCCCAGGGAGGCGGTTACCGGGGAATCAGACCACCCACTGGCGCCTCGTCTGACCGCGGCGCTGCAGCAACAGGGTCTGTGGCCGCTGTATAGTCATCAGGCACAGGCGGTTGACGCAGCGCTCTCCGGCCGGAATGTTTTCATCGCTACGCCGGCGGCTTCCGGCAAGAGTCTTGGATATTATCTGCCGGTGCTCCAGGCTTTGTTGGCGGACGTCAACGCCACAGCTCTTTATCTGGCACCGACCAAAGCCCTGGAACAGGACCAGTTGCGTCATTTCACCGATTTGTTCTACCCGGCGCTTGTCCGCCGGCATGACTATGCCACCTTTGACGGCGATACTCCCGGCGCGGCCCGGGGCCATATCAGGCGTGAAGCCCGGTTTATCCTGTCTAATCCGGACATGCTCCATGCCGGCATCCTGCCTAACCATCAGCAGTGGCGCCGGTTTCTGGCAAATTTGAAATATGTGGTTATTGATGAGGCTCACCAGTACCGCGGTATTTTCGGTTCGCATCTGGCCCTGGTGTTACGCCGCTTGCGGCGGATTTGCCGCCGCTATGGTGCCCAGCCGCGCTTTATTCTGGCTTCGGCCACTATCGGCAACGCTGCTGAGTTTGCCACCGCGCTGACCGGCCTTGAATTTAGCGTTATTGATACCGACGGCGCCCCTTACGGCGGCAAGGATTTTCTTTTCTGGAATCCGCCGCTGACCGATCCGGAGCGCGCCCAGCGGCGCAGTGCCTCAGCTGAAGCGACGGTGTTGTTTACCGACCTGATTGCCCGCGGCATTCGCACCCTGACCTTCGCCCGCAGCCGCCGTTTAGCCGAGGTGATTTACAGCCACGCCCGGGAACGTTTGCGCAAACAAGCCCCGGAGCAAGCCGACCGGATCAAGCCGTATCGGGCCGGTTATCTGGCGGAGGACCGCCGCCGGATTGAAAAGGAATTGTTCAGCGGGCGGCTGACCGGCGCGGTGGCTACTTCGGCACTGGAGCTGGGGATAGACGTCGGCTCGCTGGAAGCCGCCGTACTGACCGGTTATCCCGGCTCCATTGCTTCAGCCTGGCAGCAAGCCGGACGCAGCGGGCGGCGGCAACAGCGGTCATTGTCCATTATGGTGGCCCGCAACGACCCGCTGGACCAGTATTTTATGCGCCACCCGGACTTCTTCTTCGGTCATTCCAATGAGGCCGCGTTGATCAACCCGGATAACCGGCAAATCGCTGCCGCTCACTTGTTGTGCGCTGCCTGGGAGGCGCCTTTGGCCGCGGCAGACGGCGAATATTTTGGACCGGGGTATGCTTCTCATTTGCAGGGTCTGGTGGACCAGGGGCTGCTGAAAGTGCGCCGGGGGCAGTACCATCCTTCCTCTGATGTCGCCTATCCCGCCCGGGACGTAAGCATCCGCGGTGCCGGGGGTTCTGATTACACTATTGTTGACCATACCACCGGAGCCTTGCTGGAAACGCTGGAATCGCAAACCGCGTTATTTCAGCTCTTCCCCGGCGCCGTCTATTTGCACCAGGGTGAAAGCTATTTGGTGCGGTCACTGGATATGGAAACCCGGATTGCCGGGGTTGAGCCGAATGAAGAAGCCTATTATACCGAGGCCCGGGAGATTAACGACCTCAAAGTGGTCAATGTCCACCGTTCCACCTTCATCCGGGGGATACCGGTGTCGCTGGGTGAGGTTGAGGTTACGGTGACTGTGGTTGGTTTCAAACGTAAAGCCCAGTTCACTGAGGAAGTCCTGGGGGAAGAAGCGCTGGACATGCCGCCACAGCGTTTTAATACGGTTGCCCTGTGGTTTGAATTACCGGAAAACCTGATTCATCACGGGACTGGTGCGGCCCTGGATTTTGCCGGGGGACTTCACGCCGTGGAGCATGCCGCCATCGGGATTCTGCCGCTGTATGCACTCTGCGACCGCAACGATATCGGTGGTCTGTCCACGCCGCTTCATCCTGATACCGGCGCGGCCACGGTGTTCATATATGATGCTCATGCCGGTGGGGTCGGTATATCAGAAAAGGGCTATGAGATCGTAGTCCAGCTCTGGGAGGCGGCGCTCAAAGCCATCGCTGAATGTCCCTGCGAAAGCGGGTGTCCGGCCTGTATTCAATCACCCAAATGCGGCAATAATAACGAACCGCTGGACAAGGTCGCGGCTCAGGTGCTGTTGCGGGGTTTACTCGGGCTGAAGACCGCGGAAAGCGATCCGGCACCATCGTGA
- a CDS encoding glutamate synthase-related protein gives MRTLVPAKFIVERDPDKCIKCQVCVNQCSFDSHYYDSDDDEIKCRDGKCIGCHRCVLFCPTNALVVRRNPLEYRENSGWKPEYIEDIQKQAEQGGMLLTGMGTDKAPRIYWDHLMLNASQVTNPSIDPLREPMEMRTYLGSKPDQIEIDPVTGGLATQIAPQVKLEVPIMFSAMSYGAVSLNVQESLARAAVELGTMWNTGEGGLHPSLAKYGDNTIIQVASGRFGVYSDYLNSGRIVEIKIGQGAKPGIGGHLPGEKVSAEVSLTRMIPQGTDAISPAPQHDIYSIEDLSQLIYALKEATNYKRPISVKIAAVHNSPAIASGMVRAGADIIVLDGVRGATGAAPKVIRDNVGIPIELALAAVDTRLRAEGIRNQASLVISGGIRTSGDVAKAIALGADAVNIGTAALIALGCRVCQQCHTGKCAWGICTSDLKLTKRINPEIGARRAANLVRGWALEIKDMLGGMGVNALESLRGNRLHLRGYGLSEKELEILGVRMAGE, from the coding sequence ATGAGAACTTTGGTACCCGCTAAGTTTATTGTGGAGCGTGACCCGGACAAGTGTATCAAGTGCCAGGTCTGTGTTAACCAATGCAGTTTTGACAGTCACTACTATGATTCCGATGACGATGAAATAAAATGTCGTGACGGTAAGTGTATCGGCTGTCACCGCTGTGTACTGTTCTGCCCCACCAATGCCCTGGTTGTCCGGCGTAATCCGCTGGAATACCGGGAAAATTCCGGCTGGAAGCCGGAGTATATTGAAGATATCCAGAAGCAGGCGGAACAGGGCGGAATGCTGTTGACCGGTATGGGCACTGACAAGGCACCGCGCATTTACTGGGATCACCTGATGCTAAACGCTTCCCAAGTGACCAATCCTTCCATTGACCCTTTACGGGAACCGATGGAGATGCGGACCTATCTGGGCTCCAAACCGGATCAGATTGAGATTGACCCGGTTACCGGCGGTCTGGCCACCCAAATCGCACCGCAGGTGAAACTGGAAGTCCCCATTATGTTTTCCGCCATGAGTTACGGCGCCGTTAGCCTGAATGTCCAGGAATCCCTGGCGCGGGCGGCGGTAGAACTCGGTACGATGTGGAATACCGGTGAGGGCGGTTTGCATCCGTCACTGGCTAAATACGGCGATAACACTATCATTCAGGTCGCCAGCGGCCGTTTCGGTGTGTATTCCGATTATTTGAATTCCGGCCGGATAGTGGAAATCAAGATTGGTCAGGGTGCCAAGCCCGGTATCGGCGGCCATTTGCCCGGCGAAAAGGTGTCGGCGGAAGTTTCGCTGACCCGCATGATTCCCCAGGGCACCGACGCTATCTCGCCGGCACCCCAGCACGACATCTATTCCATTGAAGACCTGTCGCAGCTGATATATGCCTTGAAAGAGGCTACCAACTATAAGCGCCCGATATCGGTGAAGATTGCCGCGGTGCATAATTCACCGGCCATCGCTTCCGGTATGGTGCGCGCCGGCGCTGACATCATTGTGCTTGACGGTGTGCGCGGCGCCACCGGTGCTGCGCCTAAAGTCATTCGCGACAACGTCGGCATTCCCATTGAACTGGCGCTGGCGGCCGTGGATACCCGGCTGCGGGCCGAAGGCATCCGCAATCAGGCCTCCCTGGTTATCTCCGGCGGCATCCGGACGTCCGGCGACGTGGCCAAGGCCATAGCACTGGGCGCGGATGCGGTCAACATCGGCACAGCGGCGCTGATAGCCCTGGGTTGCCGGGTGTGTCAGCAGTGCCATACCGGCAAATGTGCCTGGGGTATTTGTACCTCTGACCTGAAATTGACCAAGCGCATCAATCCGGAAATCGGCGCCCGTCGGGCGGCCAATCTGGTCCGCGGCTGGGCGCTGGAGATCAAGGACATGCTGGGCGGCATGGGCGTTAACGCTCTTGAAAGCCTGCGTGGCAACCGGCTGCATCTGCGCGGTTATGGTCTGAGTGAAAAAGAACTTGAAATTCTGGGTGTAAGGATGGCTGGTGAATAG
- the fabF gene encoding beta-ketoacyl-ACP synthase II, giving the protein MSDSNTVPANNRRVVITGIGMVSPLGLSTDTTWDGLINGRNGIENVTLFDASNLETRFGGEVKGFEPTDFINRKDVRRMDRFAQLAVAAARQAVEAAGFDCEARGQETGVIIGSGIGGLSTMFEQTKIFLEKGPDRITPFLIPMMISDMGAAQVSIALGLKGPNFCTTSACSSGSDAIGVAFESIKQGRSDAMLAGGAECGMNPLAFAAFNALNALSTANDDPTHASRPFDAGRTGFVMSEGAAVLVLEELSVAIGRGAEIIAEVIGYGASGDAFHITQPIESGEGAARAMVMAFERAAIEPTEIDYVNAHGTSTQLNDKMETRAIKTVLGDHAYKVAVSSTKSMLGHLIGAAGATEAAICALTIKNGIIPPTINYTTPDPDCDLDYVPNTARKAKVRTTLSNSFGFGGHNSVLILRQYSEA; this is encoded by the coding sequence ATGTCCGATTCTAATACAGTTCCCGCCAATAACCGCCGCGTGGTCATTACCGGTATCGGTATGGTCAGTCCGCTCGGCTTGAGTACGGACACCACCTGGGACGGCCTGATTAACGGCCGTAACGGCATTGAAAACGTTACCCTTTTTGACGCGTCTAACCTGGAAACCCGCTTCGGCGGTGAGGTCAAAGGTTTTGAACCAACCGATTTCATCAACCGCAAGGATGTCCGCCGCATGGATCGCTTCGCCCAGTTAGCCGTCGCCGCCGCCCGGCAGGCGGTTGAGGCGGCCGGGTTTGATTGTGAAGCGCGCGGCCAGGAGACCGGGGTCATCATCGGCTCCGGCATCGGCGGTTTGAGCACCATGTTTGAACAAACCAAAATATTTTTGGAAAAAGGCCCCGACCGGATTACCCCGTTTCTGATTCCGATGATGATTTCCGATATGGGCGCGGCCCAGGTTTCCATTGCCCTGGGGTTGAAGGGCCCTAATTTCTGTACTACCTCGGCTTGTTCGTCCGGCTCTGATGCCATCGGGGTCGCCTTTGAAAGCATCAAACAGGGACGCTCCGATGCCATGCTGGCCGGCGGCGCCGAATGCGGCATGAATCCGCTGGCCTTCGCCGCCTTCAATGCCCTGAACGCACTGTCAACGGCCAATGACGACCCGACCCACGCTTCCCGGCCTTTTGATGCCGGCCGGACCGGCTTTGTTATGAGCGAGGGGGCAGCGGTACTGGTATTGGAAGAGCTTTCAGTCGCCATCGGCCGCGGGGCCGAAATCATCGCCGAGGTTATCGGCTACGGCGCCAGCGGCGACGCCTTTCACATCACCCAGCCGATTGAAAGCGGCGAAGGCGCCGCCCGCGCCATGGTCATGGCCTTTGAGCGTGCCGCCATTGAGCCAACTGAGATTGACTACGTCAACGCCCACGGCACCTCTACCCAGCTTAACGACAAGATGGAAACCCGGGCCATCAAGACGGTCCTCGGCGACCACGCTTATAAGGTGGCCGTCAGTTCCACTAAATCCATGCTGGGGCACCTCATCGGCGCCGCCGGGGCGACGGAAGCCGCCATCTGCGCCCTGACTATCAAAAATGGTATAATTCCGCCGACAATAAATTACACCACCCCCGATCCGGATTGTGACCTTGATTATGTACCGAATACCGCCCGAAAAGCCAAAGTCCGCACCACGCTGTCCAATTCGTTTGGCTTCGGCGGCCATAACTCCGTCCTCATCCTGCGCCAATACAGCGAGGCGTAG
- the xerD gene encoding site-specific tyrosine recombinase XerD: MKTDVDNFLNYLMVEKGFSGNTRDAYHNDLSQMADFGVKTLRKRGDQDLWDNFSRQDMLSYILDLKERNYAVTTVVRKLAAAKSFFSFLLEEKKIRRNPTDNIESPKVGKPLPDAISVQQVKALLEQPTKSGGQESKRDRAMLELLYASGMRVSELIGLNVADVDTDEEQVRCFGKGSKERIVPIHPQAARIVFEYTNEVRPRLLRHDDEQALFLNRRGERLTRQGLWQILKEYAAAAGLSGEVTPHTLRHSFATHMLNGGADLRSVQELLGHANISTTQIYTHLTSEHIRRAYDSAHPRARK; this comes from the coding sequence ATGAAGACCGATGTAGACAATTTTCTGAATTACCTGATGGTGGAGAAGGGTTTTTCGGGTAACACCCGGGACGCCTATCACAATGACCTCAGCCAGATGGCCGATTTTGGCGTAAAGACTTTACGAAAACGCGGCGATCAGGATTTATGGGATAATTTCAGTCGTCAGGATATGCTGTCTTATATCCTGGACCTGAAAGAACGCAACTACGCGGTGACCACAGTAGTGCGCAAACTGGCGGCGGCCAAAAGCTTTTTCAGCTTTTTACTGGAGGAGAAGAAAATCCGCCGGAATCCCACTGATAATATTGAGTCCCCCAAGGTCGGCAAACCGCTGCCGGACGCCATTTCGGTGCAGCAGGTTAAAGCACTGCTGGAACAGCCCACCAAGAGCGGCGGTCAGGAGTCCAAGCGCGATCGGGCCATGCTGGAGCTTCTTTACGCCAGCGGTATGCGGGTCAGTGAGCTCATCGGTCTTAATGTGGCCGACGTGGATACTGACGAAGAGCAGGTGAGGTGTTTCGGCAAAGGCAGCAAGGAACGGATTGTGCCCATTCATCCCCAGGCAGCCCGGATCGTCTTTGAATATACCAACGAAGTCCGTCCCCGGTTACTTCGCCATGATGATGAGCAGGCGTTGTTTCTCAACCGCCGGGGCGAACGGCTGACCCGGCAGGGCTTATGGCAGATTCTTAAGGAATACGCCGCTGCCGCCGGCCTTTCCGGCGAGGTCACACCCCATACTCTGCGTCATTCTTTTGCGACCCATATGCTCAACGGCGGTGCGGATTTACGTTCCGTCCAGGAGCTGCTGGGCCACGCCAATATTTCCACCACTCAGATTTATACCCACCTGACTTCAGAGCATATTCGCCGCGCCTATGACAGCGCGCACCCCCGCGCCCGGAAATAA
- the hisF gene encoding imidazole glycerol phosphate synthase subunit HisF: protein MLTRRIIPCLDVTGGRVVKGQSFLNLRDAGDPVSLAQFYYEQGADELAFLDITATVESRKTMASIISELSGKVFMPLTVGGGIRTIEDMRQMLLSGADKVAINTAAVARPELISEGAVKFGSQCIVVAIDAKRIGAGKWIVRTHSASQESGLDAVEWAKKAAAIGAGELLVTSIDSDGQKGGYDNELNRAISEAVSVPLIASGGAGTLDHLYDALTVGKADAVLAASIFHYGSYTIEQAKDYLCRKGIAVRQ from the coding sequence GTGCTGACTCGGCGAATCATACCGTGTCTGGACGTGACCGGCGGACGCGTGGTGAAGGGACAGAGTTTCCTGAATCTGCGGGATGCCGGCGACCCGGTGTCGCTGGCCCAATTCTATTACGAACAAGGGGCCGACGAGCTGGCTTTTCTGGACATCACGGCGACGGTGGAAAGCCGTAAGACCATGGCTTCCATCATCAGTGAGCTTTCCGGCAAGGTCTTCATGCCGCTGACGGTCGGCGGAGGTATCCGCACCATTGAGGATATGCGGCAGATGCTGCTGTCCGGCGCCGACAAGGTGGCCATCAACACTGCTGCGGTGGCCCGGCCGGAACTGATCAGCGAGGGTGCGGTCAAATTCGGCAGCCAGTGCATTGTGGTGGCGATTGACGCTAAACGCATCGGTGCCGGCAAGTGGATTGTGCGCACCCATTCAGCCAGTCAGGAATCCGGCTTGGATGCCGTTGAATGGGCTAAAAAAGCCGCCGCGATTGGGGCGGGCGAATTACTGGTCACTAGTATTGACAGCGACGGGCAGAAGGGCGGTTATGACAATGAGCTTAACCGGGCTATTTCTGAAGCGGTCAGTGTGCCGCTGATCGCTTCCGGCGGTGCCGGTACGCTGGATCACCTATATGATGCTTTAACCGTCGGCAAGGCGGACGCAGTGCTGGCCGCCAGTATCTTTCATTATGGCAGTTACACCATTGAACAGGCAAAAGATTATCTGTGCCGTAAAGGCATAGCCGTCAGGCAATAA
- a CDS encoding nitroreductase family protein, with protein MEVIHAIKTRRSHRQYTDEVVTADELNAVMDAARWAPSWANSQSWHFVVVLDKGVKSRIADSLTGNRASQAVQQAPVLIVCCAEPGKSGCFDGAPVTDKGLSWYMYDAALAMQNLSLAAHELGLGTVHLGRFDAAAVGSIVNLPDNLVVVAMTPLGHPPADASPPAPPRKRLEEIITYDAFERPGI; from the coding sequence ATGGAAGTTATTCACGCCATTAAAACCCGGCGCAGTCACCGCCAATATACCGACGAAGTTGTTACCGCCGATGAACTTAATGCCGTCATGGACGCCGCCCGCTGGGCACCTTCCTGGGCCAACAGCCAGTCCTGGCACTTTGTGGTGGTGCTGGATAAGGGTGTTAAATCCCGGATTGCCGACTCACTTACCGGCAACAGGGCTTCGCAGGCAGTCCAACAGGCGCCGGTCCTGATTGTCTGTTGTGCCGAGCCGGGCAAATCCGGTTGCTTTGATGGCGCGCCGGTGACCGACAAAGGGTTATCCTGGTATATGTATGATGCCGCGCTGGCGATGCAGAATCTTTCACTGGCCGCCCATGAACTCGGGCTGGGGACGGTTCACCTGGGGCGGTTCGATGCCGCTGCAGTCGGCAGCATCGTCAATTTGCCGGATAATCTGGTGGTGGTCGCCATGACCCCGCTGGGACATCCGCCCGCCGATGCCAGTCCGCCGGCGCCGCCGCGTAAAAGATTGGAAGAAATCATCACTTACGATGCCTTTGAGCGCCCCGGTATATGA
- a CDS encoding glycerol-3-phosphate acyltransferase — protein sequence MNDTLAIILALIAAYIIGSFPLAYLMGRWVKHFDIRQVGTKNMGTMNTFYQVGFWPGMLVLTADISKGALAVAIARLLETPQLVELAAGMVAVVGHVLPVWLKFKGGKGGATCIGVLAFLMPWGIPVYMAAFGLLLLITRFPTLSYSIAFVTFGFVAWLVYDSMTFLVYTFLLLLIPGLQYIMRIKQIGERSSGFKDAVFRKSIRDRR from the coding sequence ATGAACGACACTTTGGCTATCATTCTGGCACTCATCGCCGCTTACATTATCGGCAGTTTTCCGCTGGCTTACCTGATGGGACGCTGGGTCAAGCACTTTGACATCCGCCAGGTCGGCACCAAAAACATGGGCACCATGAACACCTTCTACCAGGTGGGCTTCTGGCCGGGGATGCTGGTGCTGACGGCCGACATCAGCAAGGGTGCGCTGGCGGTGGCCATCGCCCGATTATTGGAAACCCCGCAACTGGTGGAGCTGGCCGCTGGTATGGTCGCCGTGGTCGGTCATGTCCTGCCGGTCTGGCTGAAATTCAAGGGCGGCAAGGGCGGGGCAACATGTATCGGGGTGCTGGCCTTTTTGATGCCCTGGGGCATTCCCGTCTATATGGCGGCTTTCGGTTTGCTGTTATTGATCACCAGGTTCCCCACTCTGAGTTACAGCATCGCTTTTGTGACCTTCGGTTTTGTCGCCTGGCTGGTTTATGACTCCATGACGTTCCTGGTCTACACCTTCCTGCTGCTGCTGATACCGGGATTGCAGTACATCATGCGGATCAAACAGATTGGGGAACGCTCGTCGGGCTTCAAAGACGCGGTCTTCCGAAAAAGCATCCGCGACCGGCGGTAG
- a CDS encoding DUF503 domain-containing protein, with product MNVGILQFSIRLPESHSLKEKRQVVKSLVAQLNNRFNVSAAEVADQDLWQTAAIGVACLSNDKRHTNEVLTKALAFASTFDLEMLESSMEIIDI from the coding sequence ATGAACGTCGGCATACTGCAGTTCAGTATCAGGCTGCCTGAAAGCCATTCGCTTAAGGAAAAGCGACAGGTGGTTAAGTCCCTGGTGGCGCAGCTTAACAACCGTTTCAACGTTTCAGCTGCTGAAGTAGCCGACCAGGACCTGTGGCAGACCGCCGCCATCGGCGTGGCCTGTCTGTCCAACGACAAACGCCATACCAATGAAGTCCTTACCAAGGCGCTGGCTTTCGCCTCAACCTTTGATCTGGAAATGCTGGAATCCAGCATGGAAATTATAGATATCTGA
- a CDS encoding response regulator transcription factor, with protein sequence MFKILLLAEETDKTRELKNRLSREGYICVLEPPGETPAEKVVQQSPRLVVLDVPTDGDWPELDAAGLEKQPYYILMAFRHRLAELADETAALDFVLKPFDIDELLARIRRVAIKADAAPSTEVISAGDLTIDTARCEVTLAGKSVDLTFREYELLKFLASNRGRVFSREILLNKVWGFDYFGGDRTVDVHIRRLRAKIEEYGQVYVETVRNIGYRFKRNL encoded by the coding sequence TTGTTTAAAATATTGCTGCTGGCTGAGGAAACGGACAAAACCAGGGAACTCAAAAACCGCCTTTCCCGGGAAGGGTACATTTGTGTCCTGGAGCCGCCGGGAGAAACTCCGGCTGAGAAGGTGGTACAGCAATCCCCCCGGTTAGTGGTTCTGGACGTGCCGACCGACGGCGACTGGCCGGAGTTAGACGCGGCCGGGCTGGAAAAACAGCCCTATTATATCCTGATGGCTTTTCGTCATCGTTTGGCAGAACTGGCTGATGAGACGGCTGCATTGGATTTTGTTCTCAAACCGTTTGATATTGATGAACTGCTGGCCCGCATCCGCCGGGTCGCCATTAAAGCTGATGCCGCTCCGTCTACTGAGGTGATTTCCGCCGGAGATCTGACCATAGATACCGCCCGTTGTGAAGTTACCCTGGCTGGGAAATCGGTTGATCTGACTTTCCGCGAATATGAACTGCTCAAATTTCTGGCTTCCAACCGGGGCCGGGTCTTCAGCCGGGAAATCCTGCTCAATAAAGTCTGGGGCTTTGATTATTTCGGCGGCGATCGCACCGTTGACGTGCATATCCGGCGTCTGAGAGCTAAGATTGAAGAATACGGACAGGTGTATGTGGAGACTGTCCGGAATATCGGCTATCGCTTCAAGCGCAACCTTTAA